From one Pseudomonas fluorescens genomic stretch:
- a CDS encoding uracil-xanthine permease family protein, with translation MQDEFNDPLWRQVVSGAQMLFVAFGALVLMPLITGLDPNVALFTAGLGTLLFQVVTGRQVPVFLASSFAFITPIILAKGQFGLAETMGGVMAAGFVYTFLGLAVKIKGTGFIDRLLPPVVIGPVIISIGLAMAPIAANMAMGKAGDGAELLPYSTAMMISMPALLTTLIVAVFGKGIFRLVPIIAGVLVGFALSFYFGVVDTAKIAAAPWLALPHFTAPAFNWQAILFIVPVALAPAIEHIGGVIAVGSVTGRDYLKKPGLHRTLLGDGIATTTAGLFGGPPNTTYAEVTGAVMLTKNYNPKIMTWAAVFAITLAFIGKFGALLQSIPVPVMGGILCLLFGSIAAVGMNTMIRHKIDLSEARNLVIVSVTLVFGIGGVLIGSGTGPDDWGLKGIALCAVVAIALNLLLPGNDSWKNKALDDQLP, from the coding sequence ATGCAGGATGAGTTCAACGACCCGCTCTGGCGCCAGGTCGTCTCCGGCGCGCAGATGCTCTTCGTCGCCTTCGGCGCGCTGGTATTGATGCCGCTGATTACCGGCCTCGACCCCAACGTCGCGCTGTTCACTGCGGGTTTGGGAACTCTGCTGTTTCAGGTGGTTACCGGCCGTCAGGTGCCGGTGTTCCTGGCTTCGAGCTTTGCCTTCATTACCCCGATCATCCTCGCCAAGGGCCAGTTCGGCCTGGCCGAAACCATGGGCGGGGTCATGGCGGCAGGCTTCGTCTACACCTTCCTCGGCCTTGCGGTGAAAATCAAAGGCACCGGCTTTATCGACCGCCTGCTGCCACCGGTAGTGATCGGCCCGGTGATCATCTCCATCGGCCTGGCCATGGCGCCGATTGCCGCCAACATGGCCATGGGCAAGGCCGGTGACGGCGCCGAGTTGCTGCCTTACAGCACCGCCATGATGATCTCCATGCCGGCGCTGCTGACCACCCTGATCGTCGCGGTATTCGGCAAAGGCATCTTCCGCCTGGTGCCAATCATCGCCGGCGTGCTGGTAGGCTTTGCCCTGTCGTTCTACTTTGGTGTGGTCGACACCGCCAAGATCGCCGCCGCCCCCTGGCTGGCCCTGCCGCACTTCACCGCGCCAGCGTTCAACTGGCAGGCGATCCTGTTCATCGTACCGGTAGCCCTGGCGCCTGCGATCGAGCACATCGGCGGGGTGATTGCGGTAGGCAGCGTGACTGGCCGCGACTACCTGAAAAAGCCTGGCCTGCACCGCACCCTGCTCGGTGACGGCATCGCCACCACCACCGCCGGCCTGTTCGGCGGGCCGCCCAACACCACCTACGCCGAAGTGACCGGCGCGGTGATGCTGACCAAGAACTACAACCCGAAGATCATGACCTGGGCGGCAGTCTTTGCCATCACCCTGGCCTTCATCGGCAAGTTCGGCGCGCTGCTGCAAAGCATTCCGGTACCGGTAATGGGCGGCATCCTCTGCCTGCTGTTCGGCTCGATCGCGGCGGTGGGCATGAACACCATGATCCGGCACAAGATCGACCTCAGCGAGGCGCGCAACCTGGTGATCGTTTCGGTGACCCTGGTGTTCGGTATCGGCGGCGTGCTGATCGGTAGCGGCACCGGCCCGGATGACTGGGGCCTGAAGGGCATCGCCCTGTGCGCCGTGGTGGCTATCGCGCTGAACCTGCTGCTGCCGGGTAACGACAGCTGGAAGAACAAGGCGCTGGACGATCAGTTGCCTTGA
- a CDS encoding hypoxanthine-guanine phosphoribosyltransferase yields MSADLEHIRQVMREADCLHTEAEVEAAIARVGAQITEVLADSNPVVFCVMNGGLIFAGKLLTHLQFPLESSYLHATRYRNQTSGGDLFWKAKPEVSFIDRDVLIIDDILDEGHTLSAIIDFCKHAGARAVHTAVLIDKDHDRKASADLKADFCGLSCVDRYVFGYGMDYKGYWRNANGIYAVKGL; encoded by the coding sequence ATGTCCGCCGATCTCGAGCACATCCGTCAAGTCATGCGCGAGGCTGACTGCCTGCACACCGAAGCCGAAGTCGAGGCAGCCATCGCCCGCGTGGGCGCGCAGATCACCGAAGTGCTGGCCGACAGCAACCCGGTGGTGTTCTGCGTGATGAACGGCGGCCTGATCTTCGCCGGCAAACTGCTGACCCATCTGCAATTCCCGCTGGAATCTTCCTATCTGCACGCCACCCGCTACCGCAACCAGACCAGTGGCGGCGACCTGTTCTGGAAGGCCAAGCCGGAAGTCTCGTTCATTGATCGCGATGTGCTGATCATCGACGACATTCTTGACGAAGGTCATACCCTCAGCGCAATTATCGATTTCTGCAAACATGCCGGTGCCCGCGCCGTGCATACTGCCGTGCTGATCGACAAGGACCATGACCGCAAGGCCAGCGCCGACCTCAAGGCCGATTTCTGCGGCCTGAGCTGTGTTGACCGTTATGTGTTCGGTTACGGCATGGACTACAAAGGTTACTGGCGCAACGCCAATGGTATTTACGCCGTCAAAGGTCTCTGA
- the upp gene encoding uracil phosphoribosyltransferase, with protein sequence MPTREIRHPLIRHKLGLMRRADISTKNFRELAQEVGTLLTYEATKDLPLESYEIDGWCGKVQVEKIAGKKITVVPILRAGIGMLDGVLSLIPGAKVSAVGVARNEETLEAHTYLEKLAPEINERLALIIDPMLATGASMVATIDLLKKAGCKDIRAMVLVAAPEGISVVEKAHPDVQIYTASIDERLNEHGYIIPGLGDAGDKIFGTKQKDA encoded by the coding sequence ATGCCTACCCGTGAGATCCGCCATCCGCTGATCCGCCACAAGCTCGGCCTGATGCGCCGTGCCGATATCAGCACCAAGAACTTTCGCGAGCTCGCCCAGGAAGTCGGCACGCTCCTGACCTACGAAGCGACCAAAGACCTGCCCCTGGAAAGCTATGAAATCGATGGCTGGTGCGGCAAGGTCCAGGTCGAGAAAATCGCTGGCAAGAAGATCACTGTAGTACCGATCCTGCGCGCCGGCATCGGCATGCTCGACGGCGTGCTCAGCCTGATTCCGGGCGCCAAGGTCAGCGCCGTGGGCGTCGCCCGCAACGAGGAAACCCTCGAAGCGCACACCTACCTGGAAAAACTGGCACCGGAAATCAACGAGCGTCTGGCGCTGATCATCGACCCGATGCTGGCCACCGGCGCGTCGATGGTTGCAACGATCGACCTGCTCAAGAAAGCCGGCTGCAAGGACATTCGCGCCATGGTACTGGTCGCCGCACCGGAAGGCATCAGCGTGGTCGAGAAAGCGCACCCGGATGTCCAGATCTACACCGCCTCGATCGACGAGCGCCTGAACGAGCACGGCTACATCATCCCAGGCCTGGGCGATGCCGGTGACAAGATCTTCGGTACCAAGCAGAAGGACGCCTGA